The sequence agAACGTGAATTGACTCCAAACAACATGAAAATACTGACATGTCTCAAGCTCATACAACGACGCCTATAACTGAACTAGCACACTAAATTCACCAACCAATCTTAAacttacccccccctccccctcgttcATTTTATTCGTTACACATCGGTTGAAGGCGGTGTGTGACCATCACTGAATTGCGGCAGTCCACTCGTGGCCTGAAGTCTTGGCAAAATAAAGAAGGCAGTTCCTCCTGACATTTCCATGGGATATTAGGGAATTTCACACTCAAGTGAGTGTGTCGTCAGTAACAGTGGAAGTCTGCAGCTGAGTGAATTCCAGAGGGGGGTAGGGTGTGGAATTATAGCTTTCCAGGcctcgtctcctcccctccctccagtacAGTTGATCAAAACTCCTGAATTAGCATGGTTAGCTACTTTCTTTACCTCCCCCTACAAGGCGAGCAAACTAAAGTTAAGTACCGACGCTCAAAACGACCCAGTCCACACGCCTTGAGGAACATCGCTTGTTATCTGGACAGGGGGGGTTGGTTGGGAGGAGGAGTCAGAAGCGAGGCTAAGTGTGGCGGGGCTGTGTCGTCAGCAGAGACAGCCTCCTCCTAGACGAGGCTAGTATGAGGCTGACTAGGGCCCAGTCCTGCAAGGGGATTGAGGAGGGATTAGTGCAGCTGATGATGGGACGGAAGCAGGGGCAGGACTATGGCGTGGTGGCCCTAACCAACATGTCTTCCTGTCTTTGTGGATTCTAGAAGCCAGACTTCATTTGgctccttttcccccccagaaatgtttccAAACCACAGCTCTGCAGGGTTTGCTCTGCAGGGAAGAAGACCACAAGTCCCCTTCATTCCGAGTCTTTTTTGGACTTGTTTCAAGACTCCAGCCATCTTAAGTTTCTCCCATTCCTTTCAACCCCTGAACAGCAGGCACCTGGAAGAGAGCATGCAAAATATTCAGTGACGATTCAGGCCTTTAGTTTAATCTGGACCCAATGGAACACTATGACATGTACCGACACGGAAAGAGCTGCAATAACAATCCAGTCTCCCCCGAGGACAATTTTGGTGCTCCAGCCTTGGCACCCCATTATCACCTGAGCCGTTCATCCTATGGTAACCAGTTCATAAACCCTCTCCAGCAGAAAGACACCAGTGTCCCTCTCTTTGCGCCTGGTGCCGGCTTGCTGACGGCCTGGCCTGGCTCCCTGGCAGTGAAGGCTCTGTTTGTCAGGGTCAGTGGTGACAGGCTAGACCCAGGGAGCTCAGTGCCTTCACGGACGCTTATATACAATGTTCCCCCTGTTTGGTTCCGTGGCCTGGGGCTTGTGACTCACTGCCAGGGCCAGTTACACATGAGAGGAGACGATCACTGCCAGGGCGCAAACAACGAGCTCTCTATTAGCCACAGATCAGACTCTCATTATGAgtaaaacatttgttttgtttagaGACTGGTTTTAGACTAGAGGTGTCGCTAATGAACATAAGAGATAATTATCCCAGATCAGTTAATAGTTTGAAGGAAATCTGTAGTCACTCTTTCCTGTCAGAATCTCTCTCCAGACCATAACTGTACCTGGTCCTAGGTTGGTGGGGATGGTTCTAAAAGTTATTAAGCAGTACCACTGTGTTCCATAGACACGGGAAATATTTGTTTATGTTATCCAACTTCCGTGAAGTAGCTGGATACAAATCAGGGGCGTTTTCCTCTGATCTATAACCACAAAGATCTATCGGGAGATatgatgtgtgcatgtgagagaagAAACCACAGAATCCATGTGAAAGTGGACTTCTGACCCCTCACTGGGATATCTAGATAGTGAGTAAATCACACAGGTAGGCTGTTCATAAAACAAAGCAACAATTGCTAATAGTGAGGGGATGACAATAGTTTTGCATCTACTTTGAGTAAAAGTAGATGCAAAACTGAGTTTTCAGCATGTTAGTGGGATTTCTGGACACTGTGTTCTAATATACCTTCTTCCTCGCGCCACTTTTGATTATAAACATAGTTGTACATTTGAAGACGTATAAAGGCAGGTGAAGAGAAAACACAAACGGCCACACAGTTAACTCCATACCTTGATCCTTATCTTCTTCATGTTATTGTTATGTTTTATCCACATTGTTTTTCGGATAACCCAACTGACGCATCACTTCACTACAGTAGGCCTCAACTTGGTTGATTTGCTCGACGTTTAATCGTTCTCTCCAGGCGAAAATCGCCTCTTTTGCATCCCTTGAAGATATAAGAAACGGTTTATCCGAAGAGTAACCCTGTCCGTGGGTCATGTtcaaaacaaatttctcaaTTGCAGGAAATGTTGATAGATTTGAGAAACGGTACATGCGCTGCATTTCTTCCATAGGATGCAGAACCAAGTCCTCGTAGCGGATTCGGACATAATTTCGTTTCACCCAGGCGGGTGCATTCATTACCAACATCATATCATTGAGCCAGTTATCGCAAATCAACTCCATAGCGCTCGCTACATAACTCTCTGCACGGTTCACTCTGTTGTTAGGCACGAGAAGACGTTTGTATTTGTCCGTCTGCTTCTTGCTTCTCAGCACCTGTATGCTTTCCTTAACCAAAGCCTGTTTTGATTTGAGACGAGAGTTGTGCACAGCTCGTGGGTCTCTGAAAAGCTGAATGATCTGAAGATTTAGTGTTGGGTCTTTCATCAATGGGATGAGTACACCGAGGTCTAAAATGCGCACACCTTTTATGACCATAACAGGGTACTTCTTGCATTCCCTTTCTAGTTCTTTAATGTCTCGTTTTTGGCACTTTCCGCAAAGATCCTCGTGCACCAGTCCGATTTCATGTCTCTTGTGTGCGTTACACAAAGGTTCAGAACATATAACCTTATTCATTTTCCATCCAAATATGAATGATGTGGTAATGTTTTGGGTTCCCGCGTACAACTTTAGGACGGAGAAATCGCAACGGAAAAGAGAGTTCATCATATCCCTCACGGCTCCTTGAAGACTGCCTGCGTCCCCTGGGTAAAGAGCTTGCCAAATATGCCACATAGGTTCATACAAGTAAAACACATCAGGGTGTTGGTTGAACAGTTCCCCCAAGAAAGAAGACCCCGTCCTCCATGTAGCATGCAGGTAAATGTGTATTCTTGACTGGTTTCTAATGACAACATCTTCTACCGTATCGGTGGTGTTGCTTAACTTATCCCCGTTAGTCCATAACGCCATCGTATTCTCCAAATCAGGACACCTGGGCTGTTGTTGTCCATGTTTAACGTGTGGCGATTTACTCCCGTAATCTAACACGTATGGGATTAAGAGAAGTAATCCTGAATATCCTAATATTAAAATCAAGTATTTCTTCTGTAGTCTCCTCTTCATTTCCCCGCTTCTGTCTGCTTGTGTCTTCACAAGGGATTAGGCGGCGCTCTCTGAGCGCTGTGGTCAATTGTAGAAAAGTTTTGAAGATAAAAACCCGGTAGCCACGCCTCCTGACTGAAAAcacgtcaaaataaaagtgtcATGACATGCATGAGATTTCTAATGTAAGGCAATATTTAGGGATACTTAACAATTAAGATCATGCAATAGACATGCAGTATTTGACtttaaaagggagtcagatggctgagtggtgagggagtcgggctagttcgattcccggccgtgtcaattgacgttgtgtccttggacaaggcacttcaccctagttgcttcggggggaatgtccctgtacttactgtaaatcgctctggataagagcgtctgctaaatgactaaatgtaaattatatcgTCAGAAGTTGCAACTGATCGATTTAGGTTACTACGGGATCGGTTGTAGCCCTACATGATTTGTTTTAGCTCTTAATACATTGGGTTTAAAAGCGTGAAGGCGTGGTTTTGAAACTGCGTGCTTAAATTGGAGTTATCTTCAATTAATCTATCAGACCATGCGGCTTTATCAGGCAGCTGCATACGGGCCAACCCAAAATTAAAACGTGTGTACCCAAAGATTGCCAGTGTATCATTGCGTGTGTCCAGTCAAAGAGGGGCGGGAACGTGTATTTGCGTCAGGACCAGTCAGTAACGATAGAGACAGTTTATAAACACAGCATTTTGAGTCTTGTCAAGGAATTCTATGAACCCGAATTCAACTTTCCCTTGCAAAGCAGCTAGCCAGCCTACTTTAGCTGTACTAATAAATCTAATAAGCACAATAAAAACGTAACGTATCATCATAGCATGATAGCTAGCTGCTTAGCTAGCCATCCAGCCAACGTTAGCTGCTGCAGCAATGGATCATTGGACCCAATTTGAGAAAGATACAGAGAAGGAAACAAGGAATTTGATTACTTGCATCAGTGGGATTCAAGATGAAGAGGACCAGAACTTTCAAATGGCCTTGAAATTTGCTTGGTCAAATTTCAGGTAACGTTTTCTGCGTGTAAAGTGAGATTAGGCTAGCTATTcaactagctagctatagcTAGCTCTGTTTGAAATACTTCTATGTGAAAAATTATCTACAAGCTAACTGTTTTACTGTCTATTGAATGTGTGTCCGTATTGTCAGGTTTCACCGCTACCTAGATGTTGACAGTCACAAAGTTCAACGTAGCATCAGTGGGTAAGTTCAACTCGGCTTCAGACAATTTTATTTGTCATTTAGTCAAGATCCACCTGCATTAGCGTAGATTGAACAATACCTGTCCTGCGTAGAGTTATATTTACTGTATTCCCGTGACATCCCATTTCTGTTTCAAAGGATCTATGAGAAGCTTATGGTTCACTCCGACACAAGCAAAGCAGAGAGCTGGAGAAGCCTCACTGAGGATTTCCTGAATTCACCCCTACCCAACACAGATGAAACTAATGTACGCTCAAGACTTACCTACCCATCCCATATCAGAATCCCCTTGTATAATACTTGTTTAATCGTCTGTCATATTATCTGTATTCTGTAGACTGACGCACATCACAGTGTGCTATCTCTGCTGCTGCTTCTGTCGAACTCCCCGTTAAAATCAAACTACAGTGAAAGGCCCAGGGTGAAGGAGGCAGGTGAGAGCACTGTATCCTTCCAAACTGTCCATCTACTGTCCAGTTGGAGAGCCCCGCCCCAAACCTTTTTGTGTTTTCACAGAAAAACAAGATGATTTCGATTGGGCAAAATATTTGATGGAAGGGGTGGATATTGACAGAGGACCATTCCCAGACACCCCTGTGAGTATATCGTGTATAGTACTGTCATTCCACAAAGTTTGTGCCATGGGTCACGGCAATACTGAAACAATCAACTATCGCAGTTGTCGTAGTAGGGCAAATGCGACGCATGAACCGGTGTATCTGGATTGACGGCCGTTttctaatcaaatcaaatgtatttgcatGGCCCATTTCGCAAGCAATGTCACACAGGGATTCACATACGCctgtagaactgcacctaaaccagcctaagccctcaaggaagacatgtTTAGCATGAAGGctgactgaatggaaatttctGGGCTGAAAACCTCTCCTGGCCTTCCCTGAAACAGGAGTGGTCCgaagaggagagcgaggaagaggcCAGTCAACAGCCCCTCAGCAGAGACGATTCTGGAATCCAGGTGGATAGAACCCCGCAGGAAGACCAGGAGAATTCCACCAAGACCGTTCCAGTGTCTTGGACAGGTGCAGGCGACGGGCACAACGGCCGTTAAGCTTGAATTGTCTTTAAAcgtccatgttttggttgccCTTTTCCACAGAAGAACTGAAACTGCACGTTCCTATGATATTGAATTTTCTTTCGTCTTTTAAGAAGCGAACTgaatttcatttgaatttgttcTAGTGAGTTCCTCATTGTGCTGTTGGGTTTGCAGTGGGCGAGCCCGACGCCAGAGCCTGGTTGGAGCAGCACGTTGTGACTCCATACTGGGCGGGACACGCCCATCGCTTCCCCCACAGCCTGCATCTCCACTCCAACCTGCTCAACGTTTGGTAAGACGACAACAGCTGACAGGTCATGCCACGCGCTTCAGGTTACATGTAGAGTCATCGCCGTAACTTGTTTTGGAAATGGACAAGAGATTCGAGCGCTCGTTGTgctaatgtttttctttttttcttgtcaTTGCAGGGACCAGCACTTGTATAACACTGAGCCTTTGTATCTGCCTGAAGAGAAAGCCTTTGTCACGGAGACCCAAGTGATTCGGGAGACGTTGTGGTAAGATGTAGCAATGTGCCCTGATAGTGGAGCTCTGAGAGGATATCTGCTCTCTGCATAGACCTTCTCCTTCCTTATCATAAACTGGTCTTCAGACAAGCAGTTTTTTCTTGAGAGGCCGAGGTTAAATGTCTTCCTTGTTTGAGTCTTCTTAGTTTATTTAACATACGCCTGGGGTTGTGAGGGAAATGTACATCTCGCTAATGGGCTCTGGAAATTCACAAGCGCTCTCATTTCCGGTGTTCTTTTGCCTGTAattgtgaaaaaaaaacaaaaaaaacaatgttgCCTTGGCTTTGTTTTCAGGCTTCTCTCTGGGGTAAAGAAACACTTCATATTCCAGCATCAAGACGGGATAGTGACTGTGAGGAACGATGTAGTGGTCACTCACCTGACCAGTGTAAGTTGACACCTAGAACCAGAGGGGTACCTTTCAttacacacctcccctcccacGTTTTATTAAGAAAACTATATTTAACGGCCGTATCTTcaggtatttaaaaaaaatctgtcacACCCACATATGAAAACAAAGCTATGCCCTTGCCTGGAGCACAACATCTGCTCTGTTCATTCAGTGTCCATGAATTTCCTTTGGAATTCAAAAACAAAATTGAATTCAGTTGGCTCAATCTCTAAAGCCAGTCACAGATGCATAATAGCCCCCCTCTGGCCTGTGTTGCAGAACTGCCTGCGCTCGGTGCTGGAGCATGTAGCTGTGTACGGCCAGGCTGTGTTCAGGCTGCAGAGGTTCATCGATGAGGTGACGGGCCACACCTGCGAGCCCGGGCCTCcaggctcctcccactcctccaggaAAGGGTCGGACCCGCCTTTCCGGACCTACCAGGCCTTCGTCTGGGCCCTCTACAAGTACTTTGCCAGCTTCAAGGAGGAACTCACTACCATTGAGAAAGACCTCATTGGCAAAGGCAGGTGTCATGCTACTGCTGATTATTCTAGAGGGGTTTGTCTGAGCTGTTGTGGGAAGCAGCTCTGATTGGTCGAGCTTGTGGGTAAGAGACTCTACCTGCTTCCCCAGACGAGACGGTGACCCTGTCAGCAGTGTTGGAGAGACTCAGCCCTCATCTGGCCCAGATCAAAGTGCTGCACAGAGTCTTCTGTACGGGCGTGGCGGAGGTCCCCCCGGCGACCCCAAACGTGGTGCGGgcgtcccacctgctcaacACCTTGTACAAGGCCATCCTGGAGTACGACAGTGTGGGAGAGGCCTCGGAACAGGCGGTCAGTTTCATCCATCTTTCTGTgcctttcttccctccttccttccttccttccttccttccttccttccttccttccttccttccttccctacttacttccctccttctttccttccttccctacttccttccttccttcctcactgTGACTAcactgtgtgaggtgtgtgctgATGTGGtgctctctgattggtcctGCTGTTCCAGGTGGCCCTGCTGTTCTCCTTATGGACGGAGACAGTGAGACCCTACCTGGAGATAGTGGACGAGTGGATCGTCCACGGCCACCTGTTTGACCCTGCCAAAGAGTTCATCATCCAAAGGTAAAGGGCTTGTCGAAAAACCCCTCACTCGAGCGACGTCCAACCCAACATAGACTCACCTCGGCGGGATTACGCAGCTCGCAAAATAGAAACCAAGACAGAGATCACCCTTTCATTTGTTACCACGCAGCAGACAAATTGAAAaagcattttttgggggggaaatggaAAACTGAAAATGCCCCTAATTCTGCTAACCCTGTGTcaccacctgacccccccccccaccccctcctcaccccctctcccccttcctccctcgcaTCTCCACTCAGGAACAAGGATGTGCCCGTCAACCACCGGGACTTCTGGTACGCCACCTACACCTTGTACAGCGTGTCGGAGGCGGTCGAGAGCGAGGAGCGTCTGAGCGACGCGGCCAGCGGGAGCtcggggggggcggcgggggagcaggggggcgcCGGCAGCCGACAGCTGACCATGGTGTCCTTCCTCAAACCCGTCCTCAAGCAGATCATCATGGCCGGCAAGTCCATGCAGCTGCTGAAGAACCTGGACTGCAAGGAGGCGGAGCGTCCGGAAGGCTTCTCCAGAGGTCGGTTGGTGTTAATGTGTGGCAGAGAAGGGCGTGTTTGATTCGGCTGTTCTGTTTTAACTGACAGAACTGGTGAGTCATAACAGAGACGCACGTTAGGGCAGTGTGAAACAGACTCTTCTCTGCTCTACGGgaggtgtgaaagagagagagagactctggcTTTAGAGTGTACATGTCTAGCGAACCTGTCACGGCTGTGTTCTTAGCTGCTCTCTTGCATTTCAGACGCGGAGAGGAAGAGCTTGTACGCTCTGTTCCTGGAGTCCGTGCAGTCCCGCCTCCGACGCCGGGAGAACACGCCCACGGATACGGTCACCGAGCAACAGGCCACAAAGAGGAGCCTCATCAAGATGCAGTCCATCGTGGCCCAGCACATGCAGATGGACGATGTTCATGACCCCCTGCTGGCCATCAACTTTGCCAGGTTAGCAGCAGCGCAGCAGCCGTCACACTGGGGGGGGAAACTGTCATCTGGATGAAAGCCTTTTACAAAAGCACCTCTCCACGCTCTcaatgagagagaaacacaatcACGCCTGATGACCCCACTGCGTCCTAGTGGATTTGACCGTATTTGCAGCCGCAGAAGAGGTGTCGTTTCAGGAGGCATGAAGtgtgttttgtatttgtttgcGTGTTCAGATTTACTGTTTTCGAAAAGTATTCCAAAAAAGTATATTCCATTTATAATGAAACCTGCGCTCCTGTCCAGATATTCAAACCCTGTTCTGTTTGTCATGtgacccctctcttctcccccccccccccaccccacaaggCTGTACCTGGAGCAGAGCGACTTCCACGAGAGGTTCTGCGGAGGCGAGGTCATAGTGGACCGCTCCTCGGAGTCCATGACCTGCCAAACGTTCGAGCTGACCCTGCGCTCCTGCCTCTACCCCCACATCGACAAGAGGTACATCGAGTGCTGCGGGAACCTCATGAGAACCCTGAAGAAAGACTACAGGTGAGCGTCTCGTCCTGCCCGCCGTCCAATCacatctctcctctactcccctgGAGAATGTCCACTGCACCTTTCAGGACTAGACGGTCTGAAGACTTTTCACTGAAGGCTAGTATTCCTCCCCCCAGACTGCTGGAGTACCTGCAGGCCATGAGGGACTACTTTCTCCTGGAGGCTGGAGACACCATGTACGACTTCTACACCGCCATCTTTGACAAggtgcaggagaaggagaactGGCAGCAGCCGTCGTTCCTCAACGTGCAGCTGCAGGAGGCGGTGGGACAGCGCCGGCCAGAGGACAGCAGCAGGTACTGCACTTCAGAACGCAGCGCCTCCTGGCTGTGTTTCTCTGAAGGGTTTCTGGGTTCTCCATACAGTTTGTTTTGCACCGCAGGGTGTACATTTCACTCTTGTTTTTACAGATTATCGATTTTTCTGGAAACTATTGATCCTGCCAGGAAAAAGCAGCCTGTGCATAATCTGGACGCCCTGACTCTTAGTTATAAGGCAAGTAAGCGGCAATTGCATTCCTGTCTAGTTTACATTTTTGTTAGACATGGACAGgaataaagtgtttttttcttaCACAGAACAGTCAAATATCCTTTCTGTGTTCCTCAGGTCCCCTGGCCTGTGGACATAGTGATCAGCTCAGAATGCCAGAAGATCTACAACCAAGTGTTTCTGCTCCTGCTTCAAATCAAGTGGGCTAAGTACAGCCTGGACACGCTTCGGTTTAGTGGTATGCAGAATCTCTTGTATGCACAAACCCCTCTTTCACCCCCAGGCGTTTTTTGTATATAGGACTGTTGCagaatgtatttttgtgttccccccccctccccctcccctagaTTTGACAGTAGCCACTAAGAGAGCGGAAGGAAGCGTGCCACAGGAAGTGAAGGCCAAGGAGCCAATCAACCAACAGATCCACAGGATGTTCCTTTTGAGGGTCAAACTGATGCATTTTGTCAACAGTCTACACAACTACATCATGACCAGGGTGAGTTGACATATATTGTTTATTGGTAAATGACTTGAGATGAATGGACAAATGTCATAcatgtacaaataaatctacagCACAATAAAATGTGCTAAAAGTGAACACACGATATATGGATTTTCTTGCTAGATTCTGCACAGCACCGGGCTGGAGTTTCAACACCAGGTACAGGAAGCCAAAGATCTGGACCAACTGATTAAGATCCACTACAGATACCTCTCCACCATTCATGACCGCTGTCTGCTGAGGGAGAAGGTAGGCAGTCTGCACGGGGTCTGCTAGTGGCTAGTCTAAACTGTGGATCGTCTAAACTGTGGCTAGTCTAAACTGTGGCTAGTCTAAACTGTGGATCGTCTAAACTGTGGCTAGTCTAAACTGTGGCTAGTCTAAACTGTGGCTAGTCTAAACTGTG is a genomic window of Osmerus mordax isolate fOsmMor3 chromosome 26, fOsmMor3.pri, whole genome shotgun sequence containing:
- the tubgcp5 gene encoding gamma-tubulin complex component 5 gives rise to the protein MDHWTQFEKDTEKETRNLITCISGIQDEEDQNFQMALKFAWSNFRFHRYLDVDSHKVQRSISGIYEKLMVHSDTSKAESWRSLTEDFLNSPLPNTDETNTDAHHSVLSLLLLLSNSPLKSNYSERPRVKEAEKQDDFDWAKYLMEGVDIDRGPFPDTPEWSEEESEEEASQQPLSRDDSGIQVDRTPQEDQENSTKTVPVSWTVGEPDARAWLEQHVVTPYWAGHAHRFPHSLHLHSNLLNVWDQHLYNTEPLYLPEEKAFVTETQVIRETLWLLSGVKKHFIFQHQDGIVTVRNDVVVTHLTSNCLRSVLEHVAVYGQAVFRLQRFIDEVTGHTCEPGPPGSSHSSRKGSDPPFRTYQAFVWALYKYFASFKEELTTIEKDLIGKDETVTLSAVLERLSPHLAQIKVLHRVFCTGVAEVPPATPNVVRASHLLNTLYKAILEYDSVGEASEQAVALLFSLWTETVRPYLEIVDEWIVHGHLFDPAKEFIIQRNKDVPVNHRDFWYATYTLYSVSEAVESEERLSDAASGSSGGAAGEQGGAGSRQLTMVSFLKPVLKQIIMAGKSMQLLKNLDCKEAERPEGFSRDAERKSLYALFLESVQSRLRRRENTPTDTVTEQQATKRSLIKMQSIVAQHMQMDDVHDPLLAINFARLYLEQSDFHERFCGGEVIVDRSSESMTCQTFELTLRSCLYPHIDKRYIECCGNLMRTLKKDYRLLEYLQAMRDYFLLEAGDTMYDFYTAIFDKVQEKENWQQPSFLNVQLQEAVGQRRPEDSSRLSIFLETIDPARKKQPVHNLDALTLSYKVPWPVDIVISSECQKIYNQVFLLLLQIKWAKYSLDTLRFSDLTVATKRAEGSVPQEVKAKEPINQQIHRMFLLRVKLMHFVNSLHNYIMTRILHSTGLEFQHQVQEAKDLDQLIKIHYRYLSTIHDRCLLREKVSFVKEAIMKVLNLVLIFSDRWHAGFGAWEIESIDKMESDFKNCHMFLVTILNKAVCRGSFPHLESLALSLMAGFEQC
- the chst7 gene encoding carbohydrate sulfotransferase 7, with product MKRRLQKKYLILILGYSGLLLLIPYVLDYGSKSPHVKHGQQQPRCPDLENTMALWTNGDKLSNTTDTVEDVVIRNQSRIHIYLHATWRTGSSFLGELFNQHPDVFYLYEPMWHIWQALYPGDAGSLQGAVRDMMNSLFRCDFSVLKLYAGTQNITTSFIFGWKMNKVICSEPLCNAHKRHEIGLVHEDLCGKCQKRDIKELERECKKYPVMVIKGVRILDLGVLIPLMKDPTLNLQIIQLFRDPRAVHNSRLKSKQALVKESIQVLRSKKQTDKYKRLLVPNNRVNRAESYVASAMELICDNWLNDMMLVMNAPAWVKRNYVRIRYEDLVLHPMEEMQRMYRFSNLSTFPAIEKFVLNMTHGQGYSSDKPFLISSRDAKEAIFAWRERLNVEQINQVEAYCSEVMRQLGYPKNNVDKT